CCCCTCGCACAgatgcccccctcctcccctgtaCCCTCCACCGCCCCTCCCCTATACCTCCCTCCTTCCCTGTATCTACCTCCTCATCTGTATCTTCCTTCTCCCTTGTACCTCCTACCTCCCCAgtacccccctcttccccctcttccCACTCTCCCGCGCCCCACTCCTGTgtatccccctcctcctctgtatccccctcctcctcctcgccCACGGCATCGTCAGctccctcctgctcctcctcgcCCCATGACTCCACAaccctcccctcctcctcctcctcaccctcTGTGTCAATatccccctcctcttcctccttgcCCCCTGTGTCTACAGCCCTCTCCTCATCCTCCTACTAGCTCCTAGGACCTACAGCCGGTGGTAATTGTCTTTATGTTTAACCCTGATTCTGTCCATATAATAGACAGCCAGAAATCCGGTTTTGATATAAAGTTTTTCTGTGCTTATTAAAGCCAGTACATccgttgttttatttatttatttggttgtCCTCTTTTGGACCCCAACTTAGTATAACCTCCCTATTGGCTACACATAGGGTCAAGTCATCCCCAGGGATTCCCATATCCCTAAAGCTAGGAGGACGATTGCCCTCCTTCAACTTTGACCGCAGCTCTTCTGTGCAGAATGGTGATGAATGGGATATACCTACCAACATTCTCAGCACGACGAGACAGCTGGGAGGCTAATTATATTAATACATGGCTAAAAATCATAGAAAGAagccagaaaaataaaacaagccaATAATTTAAAGTCACCTGAAGGTGGAAAAAAAAGGCTCTTGTATGTAGTAAGACTAAAGACTGAATGGTTTTGTGCAAATGCATCCAGCTTTGCACTACATTCATTTGCAGGACAAGGTGGTGACATCTACAGGGTGCAAAGATTTGCACCATCCAATAGATTTAGTTGGTTGGATTGGGTGCATTCCCTGCTGAGTATGTATTAGGGACACACGTGAATGTTTGCACCTGGATACGAAAATGAGATTTTCTGTCTTGTTGTCTACAACCTCTCACAATTAATTTAAGACCTAAGTGAAGACAGAGCGACACTGGAGGAAAAAAgctgaaaaatgtaaattcatAACGTTGATTGTCCTAAAGTCTTAGTCGGTGGGAGTTTCATGTGATGTTTCACACTTTCCAAAATGCACATTTTCAGGTAGATATGCCAACCCACAAAGCTGGACGTTGGTTGATTTTCCGGGGACATTCACAATTACTGAAAGTGGGCACCTTAAAATGCACCAGTTGGTCAAGAATTGCAGATCTGCATTTCTTTGCGGTTTGTAAATGAGCTGCAGAGTTTTGTTTCTACATTTGAATGTAAATTTATCTCTCTTGGAAATGGGAATGATGCTGATCATCTCCCTGGCACCAGCTACTCACCCTTCTGACTAATTGCAGCCTTCTCTGAACAATGACATAAATAGACAATGGATAAAAATAGGGTACGGCGTGTTACAATGTGTAGCTGACACTTTTAGTGATTTCTTCATGCTTTACTCTGAGAATAATGGCTATTTCTTGCAGAATGACAAGGAAAGTGATCATTTAGAGATGGAGAAATATAACCTATGAAACAAATCCTTCTAATAAAACAAATCCTTATAAATCCttgcaatgtttttttatatcCTAACTAACTTAATACTTCAGTATTTCAAACTGTGTTCATTTCACATTTTTCTTAAACGTCTTTCGTGTATTAATCATCTTCCCACAGCCTAGGAGAATGTGCTGCATTCTGGCCTGGAAATGGCTCGTGTGCATATAGATCAGTGTCTGTCTAATGTGGCTGGTAGTGAAATGTTGTACAAGTCCATGTGCTATTTATAGGGATTTCAGAACATTGTTTTTcctaaacatattgggcctgattcattaaggatcttaacttaagaaacttcttatttaagtctcctggacaaaaccatgttacaatgcaaggggtgcaaattagtattctgttttgcacataagttaaatactgagggctagatttactaaacagcgggtttgaaaaagtggagatgttgcctatagcaaccaatcagatcatctctgtcatctatttagtacattctacaaaatgacagcttgaatctgattggttgctataggcaacatctccactttttcaaacccgcagtttagtaaatctagccctgactgttttttcatgtgtgctacatttcttaagttaagatccttaatgaatcaggcccattgttcttTATGAATATATACATCAGTTTATTATACTCCTCTTGTtctctacatatacatatattctgtTGGCAGTtaaacattttcaataaaatactgtacatgtgACGTATGTGTGCATAATTCATGCATGTGAATAATACTGTGTGGCTATGCACAGTATTATTCACATGCAcatttatattgcaatatgtatatttcatatatatctgtTGTTAAATAACTAGCCGCCATCTATACTTATAGCAAACAGGttatcacatacttgcctactttcagtaggcgacgtccgggaaaggggcgtgactaatgggtgagagggggcggggcgcctcaaatcacgtcattttggccccacccccacaagtaaaatgacattttgtcacaggggcagggccaaaatgacgcgattatctgtgaatcgcatcattttaacaagggaattccaggatgcgggagaaatgccatctctcGCGGGAgaccgggagactgacccgaatttcgggagttggcaagtatgggttatcaTCACTGTGACAAAGAGGTAGGTACTGTATGCTATTTAATAAAGTATCCGCCAGGGACCCTTCTTGTTGAAAACCTGCCAGCGCACTTGCCTTAATCTTAAATACCTATGTGTGatgtattataatgtatgtgcAATATTGAAATGTACCAAACTGTTTCCCTAAGTGAGCTAAAATAGCTCCAAGATACTTTCACTTGAACTCTCTATCCTGTCCTCTTGCccctgcgtgtttgaaaaagtggagatgttgccaatagcaacaaatccgattctagctgtcattttgtagaatgtacaaaataaatgataactagaatctgattggttgctatagggaacatctccactttttcaaacccacagtttagtaaatatacccctaggtgttcaTACTTACCCCACAAAACAATGCTGTAAGCAATGCCAGATAAGTGTTGCATTAGTGTGCAGTagatgtaagtgtgtgtgtgttatcttCAGTGCTGGGGGTGGGGTAAATAGCCAGTTCAAACCTTGTATTGTGTCAAACACAATAATCTACTATGCCAACTTTTGATATACAGTATCATCCATCTTCCTATCACTATCAACTTCAAAACTGATCCAAGAgttctatttattattaaaaagcagTACCAATCAGTATGTAGCGCATTGGCTGCTCTGGAAGTCTTGGCAAAGACCCCCCTCCTCCGTGTAGACTTTTTCTGTTCAGTGACAGCCTAATGAAGCACTGGagcaaaaggcattgttcatgTGTAACTAAAGCCCTGTGTGTTTGGTTATATTAtgcaccttgggcctgattcattaaggttcttaaatgaagaggattctcatttcagtctcctggacaaaaccatgttacaatggaaggggtgtaaataagtgttctgttttacacataagttaaatactgcctgttttttcatgtaacacacaaatatcaactttaaatttcagtgtacaaataagctatcaaatatttgtgtgttacatgaaaaaacaggcagtatttaacttatgtgtaaaacagaacacttatttacaccccttccattgtaacatggttttgtccaggagactgaaatgagaatcctcttcatttaagaaccttaatgaatcaggccccttgtgtatATCTGtctattttaacatttatattctgtAAGTAACAGgaattttgtttttgtcttttcagGCTGTGGCACAGGAAAGTATCTCAGTGTGAACAGTGATACCTACAATTTGGGCTGTGATTACTGTGAACCTCTAGTGGAAATTGGAAGGAATAACAACCTTGAGGTCATGGTATGTGACAACCTGAATCTCCCTTTTAGAGACAAGTGTTTTGATACCGTCATCTCCATCGGAGGTAAGTGTGATATCCTGTCTTATTAGAGCTTAGTAATGGTTTATATGCAGACAGATTGGACGTTATGCAGTAATTGCGGGCACAAAATGCCAtagtttgtaatacaaaaaatGTGCATCGCTTTTTGTGCACACACTTCTGCATGTATCCATACATCTGTATATGCCCTATTAAATGTATATGTGTTCCCAATTTATATGCTGTCTGAAATGTGATTTAGATGTTTGCAAGACCACTTCGGCATTGTTCATGCACTTGGTGTAAAGTAATGTGTATGTTCTGCCAAGTTCTTCTTATTTGGTCCACCCATCATTAAAGCAACTCATTATTAAACATCTTTGGTAAATATAGAGACAATAGCATGTGTCTCATGGATGATTCATAGGATGGAAGAAATTTTACAGCACTCATCCTAACATTGTTTTTAAGGTTGCAGAACTATAGTATGAATAATAGGGTAGGAATTAGCCCGATGGAATATAAGCGCCCAGATTGTAAAAGATATATTGATCCTGGCAAGAGTTAATATTACAGAGTGTTTGGGGATGGTCTGAGCTGGGGAGGATTTAAAAGGAGATGGTTAAGTTAGTTTCACTCTCTTGCCATGGAAAATTCCCACAAAAAGAGGAATAGTAATCAGCACCTGTATTCAATTTTTATATATCTAGCCCAATAAATATATTAGGTATGGCTTTACTTTACCACATGAGAACTTTCTGCAGTGCTGGACAGCCTATCACAGGACCCCCAGGAAGCTAGCCACAGCACTTATCAGTTATTGATAGCAGTATGATACGCATTGTGATACATATCAGCATCCCGGTCATCCAGCATTCTCCATATGAGGAACACAAGGACTGACAGCAGGAGTATGAGGACAATGTATCTCCTTCCCTGCTGCTGTCAGTCACTGGACTCCACATATAATGGATACGGGAATAGATACAGTGATAGGTGCACTTGATACTGCAATCACTTATCAAGAAGGGGGTTGGTTGGTAATCTAGAGGTACTGATGAGAGAGGGAACATAGGCTGGTGGgcctgcagcacggtggctcagtggttagcacttctgccttacagcactgcggtcatgagttcaattcccgaccatggccttatctgtgtggagtttgtatgttctccccgtgtttgcgtgggtttcctccgggtgctccggtttccttccagactccaaaaacatactagcaggttaattggctgctatcaaattcaccctagtctgtctctctctgtctgtatgttagggaatttagactgtaagctccaatggggcagggacgatTGCTGACCATGTGTCGAGTTTGTATATTctacccgtgtttgtgtgggtttcctccgggtgctctggtttcctcacacactctaaaaccatactggtaggttaattggctgctattaaaaaattgcccttagtgtctctcggtctgtgtgtgtgttaggggatttagattgtaagctccaatggagcagggactgatgtgagcgagttctctgtacagcgctgcagaattagtggcgctatataaataaatggtgatgatgatgatgatgatgggtgtgaGGTGGCAACATTTGTCTATATTGCCCCTATAATTCTTCTACCTGAGATCAGCTTCTCACCTACTGTAAATTACCCTCCAGATGTAGTGCTGCCCCTAATGCATTACTAGTGTACTCGGAACACCCCTAAAATTAAAGAAATCCTCTTCATTCCAAACTAACTGTCCCCAGCATAAACAAGTTACCGCACAGCTATCTTTATTGCTATACAAAATGTATGttgattttaaaatgtgtatttgttttttcaaaaaatgttacttattAATGTTACTATATATTTCTTTAGCTGCCCTTCCTTCCCGTGATTAGTACTTTGGGGGGGTTCATCCACTTGGACACACCCCATTTCTTGTATTAAGTCTCGGCGCTGACATAGCCAGGATGCTACCGATGAAAAAATAGTGGGTGTCCAAAGGAAGAGACCTCCACCAAACTACTATTTGGTGGGAGTGAGATTACAAATATTCCTTGTAAAGTAAAGAACCCCTTTTGTATTTGTTCAGATGTCACCGTGTTGCCTAAACCTTGTTCCCAGTTTACTTCCGTACTTCGGCAATGCAAAAACATTACTCCATTTTAATAAATTCTTCTTATATAACTGAGACAGCTTTAAATAGAAAGTTGGCAATGAAACCTGAAGGCtgatttctctttttcttttagtGATTCACCATTTTTCCACTAAGGAAAGAAGAATTCGTGCAATAAAAGAAATGGCCAGAGTTTTGCTTCCAGGCGGTCAAATCATGCTGTATGTTTGGGCAATGGAACAAAAGAGCCGCCGGTTCGAAAAGCAAGATGTGTTTGTGCCGTGGAACAAAGCTCTGCTGTCTGGACGTACCTCGGAAACAAGCCAGTGGGAGGTTAGAACAAACCCAAATACAAAGTCACATGATATAACCCTACAATCAGTAAAAGAGTCAACAAGCATCAACTTGCATAACTTGAAACAGACTATCGATTCGCAGCAATCGCGTAGCACTGCCAACTGCTGCGTGAAGTTTCCTAATGAAGAAAACAGACTCTACAGCGCCATCGGAAGATCCATCCGTTCATGGTTCTTCTCCCGATCTCTAGATGAGTCCACTTTAAGCAGACAGCTTGACAAGATGAAGTCTCTCAGCCCGGTCAGTGGGTGGGGGAAAAGCACGGTGTCTGTGCAGCCCTCCCGACATTGTAGCCTTGACCTAGGACACCAAAGGTTCCTATTGAAAGAACACAGTTTCGATGACGATGAAGTGTTTATTAGAAATGAATCGCACAAAAAACAGTGGTTTCTAGCTTTAGATCCCTCAGAAAATGGAAAGCATTGTGGTCTTGTTCAAAACCATACAAGACAAACCTCCTTTCAGCCAGATACCAAGTACTGTAGTTGTATTTGTAGCTATGAAGCTGATACGTGTACCAAAAGCAAAGTCTTAAAGAGAACTTCAACCACAGAATCTAGTGATTCAGTCCTGGATGAGACGGTAGCTGCCAGCGACCAAGAGCTGGATGCCTTTGACTCAAAGGCGTACATGCGATATTACCATGTGTTCCGTGACGGAGAGCTGCGCAGTCTTTTGGAAACCCATGTTCCAGAACTTCATATTATAAGTTCTTGTTTTGACCACGGCAACTGGtgcataattgcagaaaaaaaataaaagataatctttttttttttttttaacttgaaatcATGTTTAATATGTACTGTTtctgtattttaatgtattttattattgtatggtaaaaaccataatatttgtgttatttattttatttcttatatgtGCAAATGACAATATTTGAAAatagtattttatataaattaacCATGTGTtcatagtaatatatatttttactatgcATGTTTGCCTATTTTAAAAgtcctttaatttattttttaacatgaaaatAAGTATTGAAGCAATACTAtttgaagaaaatatatattattatctttacATCTAGTTTTTTGGGAATTGTAACCTGTATGTACTATCATTAATAACACATTTGCACAGTTGTCATATGGTGGTATGTTGAAGATCATTAGAGATATTTTAGTTTTCTGCATACAAGGTAATTGCAGTAGATAATGTGTATGAGGATTATTTCCCACTCCTAGATATTACATAATTTAAAGTGGAGATATATGTTACCTAACCCAGGACACTGCTATAAATGCATAATTATAGCCACAATTTGGTATTAATATATACTAAAATTTATGTGAGCTAAATAATGTACCGAAAATAATTTGTGTTTATAATTGCCTAAATCTAGGCAGCATGCTATTGGTCTTAGTAGTTGTCAAATAGCAAATAAGTCTAAATAGTTATGAATTGAAATGTGAATTACATACAGTGTTCACTCTCTCACATTACTGTGAAATGAACAAAACAGGAGGTTCCGTGTGATTACTTTGTATTCCCCTAGATGGCAGCGTTGTACACACAGGAGCTTCATAGAGAACATTGCTGATCTGAAGAACTTAGCATgctcctttttttattatttttttaaaaaaaactttttattgtgttttgcCTATATCGAGTCATTTGTTCACTGACATCATATTTTTACATAGATGGGAACTAAGAAAGAAAAATTGTTAAATTTAACACTTATAGAAAGCTACTGTGGAAAATCCAGGTTAGATAGAAAAACTGCATTTTATCTTTATGCTTCAGCTTCatatttgtaaatttaattttgaattgaccattaagtatattttatatatatatggttagTCTCCCATGTGTTCAATTTTATCCAGGAAAAAACTTTAGCATGGAAATTTTAATTTGCAATTAGGTTAGTGAGAGACGTATTTTTGCTGGCACATAGAAGGAAACATAGAATGTTTGGTGGAAACTGTAAGTAGGTAGGGATGCTGCTGGTGTCTGATCTTTTTTAAGAGGGATAAAAGGTCTAAATAAGTTATTCCTCTGAACAGTGTTTTTTCAGGGCTATTGAGCAAAACATAGACCAGTCCCCCAGCCCCTCCCCTCTAACTGATGCTTATGGTATCATAGTATTCGATCCTGCTAATGTAATATAGACCTGTGATTCTCTACACCACTCCCTGCAAAGGCCTTTGTGTAAGGGGAACATATGGCATATCCTGAGGGCTAAGCCCAGATATCACCCACAATACAGGTTCTGTGCTCCAGTGCTAGGAGACCTGTTCATAGTTCTGACTTGCAGCTAACTGATTGTGCTGCAGCTTAGAGGCATAAGTAATAAAATGTCTTTATGATGACATTTATGATGAACATCTCAGGAACAATTCATTGAAAAAGAGTGCACCGTTCTTACATTCATTATAGAATACTTAGCATTCTTGTATAAATAAGTTATAATTTAGTATAGCCACAATGAACTATAGTTTAGTTACAGGTTATAACGAGCCTGTTAGTGTTTTGTTTAAAAGATGGATAACGCAATAAAATTCTGTAAACAATTAATTCTAGTGTCATCTCATGTTTATTTGCATTATTGCATGGTGCAGTTTAGATAAAGAAGATAAACATAACACACTACTGACATGAATATGTGTAAAATATCCTgtaaatatatacttatattagatcagtagtgatgtcatcatcatacATTTGGAGTGTAGTGATGTCAcgcatgtcacatgactcattttaaAAGTGCTCTGTGATGTTATGCATAACTCAGTCAGGATAACTACCCTGCATATGAGGAACACCTCTTACAAGCAACTTGTCAAATTCAATAGAAACTGTACTAaagtattataaggaataatgtatcCTAAAAAGAAGAACAACAGAAGTCACTAAAGTAATAATTAGATCATGAACGTATATCTGcctccatattattattaatattccaTGCTTGTTGGAGTTATTGATTTGTTACTAGGACCATACACCAGTATAAATCTGTATGGAGGGCAGTGGGTTGTGAAGTCTAATAGACCTGCCTAAATT
The Mixophyes fleayi isolate aMixFle1 chromosome 1, aMixFle1.hap1, whole genome shotgun sequence DNA segment above includes these coding regions:
- the TRMT9B gene encoding putative tRNA methyltransferase 9B encodes the protein MDYEAAQLENQHVHSVYESTAPYFNEVQSKAWPKVRQFLLEQKPGSLVVDIGCGTGKYLSVNSDTYNLGCDYCEPLVEIGRNNNLEVMVCDNLNLPFRDKCFDTVISIGVIHHFSTKERRIRAIKEMARVLLPGGQIMLYVWAMEQKSRRFEKQDVFVPWNKALLSGRTSETSQWEVRTNPNTKSHDITLQSVKESTSINLHNLKQTIDSQQSRSTANCCVKFPNEENRLYSAIGRSIRSWFFSRSLDESTLSRQLDKMKSLSPVSGWGKSTVSVQPSRHCSLDLGHQRFLLKEHSFDDDEVFIRNESHKKQWFLALDPSENGKHCGLVQNHTRQTSFQPDTKYCSCICSYEADTCTKSKVLKRTSTTESSDSVLDETVAASDQELDAFDSKAYMRYYHVFRDGELRSLLETHVPELHIISSCFDHGNWCIIAEKK